In Arachis hypogaea cultivar Tifrunner chromosome 2, arahy.Tifrunner.gnm2.J5K5, whole genome shotgun sequence, a genomic segment contains:
- the LOC112757485 gene encoding uncharacterized protein — protein sequence MAVLRTLSSTPAPSVVAAAITVVVLAVAAVPAFAGDTNGAYSPCTDTRVQRNDGFTLGIAFSSKDKFFNGNVQLSPCDSRLSLSNSNSQISVFRPKVDEISLLTVNSSSFVADSYGYMVAFAGRKYAARSPPAFIANSSFTVTSFTLVLEFQKGRLQNLYWKRDGCSKCSGNSKAVCLNNQDCALQTSTCKSHGGSVDCSIGIQLAFSGTDEHLRALNSWYEVKNLRQYSLYGLYSNLRDSLTSQYDKFF from the exons ATGGCGGTTCTTCGAACACTATCTTCGACACCGGCGCCGTCGGTGGTCGCGGCGGCGATCACAGTGGTGGTTCTGGCTGTTGCTGCAGTTCCTGCATTCGCCGGAGACACGAACGGAGCGTACTCTCCCTGTACTGACACGCGCGTGCAGAGAAACGATGGTTTCACTTTGGGAATAGCGTTTTCTTCGAAGGATAAGTTCTTCAATGGAAACGTTCAGTTGTCTCCCTGTGATTCGAGACTTTCTCTCTCGAATTCGAATTCGCAGATCTCTGTGTTCAGACCTAAGGTCGACGAGATCTCGCTGCTCACCGTCAATTCCTCATCCTTCGTTGCG GATTCTTATGGCTATATGGTTGCATTTGCTGGCCGGAAATACGCGGCAAGGTCTCCTCCTGCTTTTATTGCAAACAGCTCATTCACTGTGACCAGTTTCACTCTT GTCCTTGAGTTTCAGAAAGGCAGGCTGCAAAATTTATATTGGAAAAGAGATGGGTGTTCTAAGTGCTCAGGTAACTCCAAAGCTGTGTGTCTAAACAATCAGGATTGCGCGCTGCAAACTTCAACCTGCAAGAGCCATGGAGGATCCGTGGATTGCAGCATAGGAATACAATTGGCATTCTCTGGCACAGATGAACACCTCAGAGCTCTCAACTCTTGGTATGAAGTGAAAAACCTTCGCCAGTATTCACTCTATGGCCTTTACTCAAATCTCAGAGATTCCCTCACTAGCCAGTATGACAAGTTTTTCTAA
- the LOC112757469 gene encoding uncharacterized protein, with amino-acid sequence METQMFLKFIFFSSTLFLLCAFATATDVQYCNKKADYDVEVKGVEIIPNPVTRGQPATFSIAATTGQELSGGKIIIDVSYFGWHIHSETHDLCGETTCPISIGDFVIAHSQVLPGYTPPGSYTLKMRIYDGGKHELSCITFGFDIGVGSSSSSSIADS; translated from the exons ATGGAGACCCAAATGTTCTTAAAGTTCATATTTTTCTCTTCAACGCTGTTTCTTCTCTGCGCATTCGCCACCGCCACCGACGTTCAATATTGCA ATAAGAAAGCTGACTATGATGTTGAGGTCAAAGGAGTTGAAATAATCCCTAATCCAGTTACTAGAGGCCAACCTGCTACATTCAGCATTGCTGCTACTACAG GTCAAGAGTTATCTGGAGGGAAAATAATCATTGATGTCTCATATTTTGGATGGCACATACATAGTGAGACTCATGACCTTTGTGGAGAAACGACTTGCCCCATCTCGATTGGTGATTTTGTGATCGCTCATTCGCAGGTTTTACCAGGATACACTCCACCT GGTTCATACACTCTGAAGATGAGGATTTATGATGGAGGAAAACATGAGCTGAGCTGTATAACGTTTGGTTTTGATATTGGGGTtggttcctcttcctcttcctctatcGCCGATAGCTAA
- the LOC112757460 gene encoding uncharacterized protein At5g39865, translating to MKRVLHKELKTIPSINNLKESLLVLQLNHHSDDEFFIKKCSTPPPPLYDDQYLSNGDENDQHFEAQQQMEDVTTNIKNKGFERVQKVACNKEYPSLTDFEEMNPPNGRSQEVILYTTSLRGIRKTFQDCNTIKFLLRSFRVIYHERDVSLHLEYREELCKILGGKVLPPKLFIKGRYIGGVDEVIGLHENGWLGKLLEGTPIEFGEGHCNGCACMRFAICSNCNGSCKVFTKNNGDNNNGELFSRCAECNENGLVKCPICC from the coding sequence ATGAAAAGAGTGCTTCATAAAGAACTTAAAACCATTCCAAGCATAAACAACTTGAAAGAAAGTCTATTAGTTCTTCAGCTCAACCACCACTCAGATGATGAATTCTTCATCAAGAAATGTTCAACTCCACCACCACCACTCTATGATGATCAATATCTCAGTAATGGGGATGAGAATGATCAGCATTTTGAGGCGCAACAACAAATGGAGGATGTCACAACCAACATAAAGAATAAAGGGTTTGAAAGAGTGCAAAAAGTTGCATGCAACAAAGAATATCCATCTCTAACAGATTTTGAAGAGATGAATCCACCAAATGGAAGAAGCCAAGAAGTGATTCTCTACACAACAAGCTTGAGAGGTATAAGGAAAACATTTCAAGATTGCAACACAATCAAATTCTTGTTGAGAAGCTTTAGGGTAATCTACCATGAAAGGGATGTATCCCTACACCTTGAATATAGAGAAGAACTATGTAAGATCTTGGGTGGAAAAGTATTACCTCCTAAGCTTTTCATTAAGGGTAGGTACATAGGAGGAGTTGATGAAGTTATAGGGTTGCATGAGAATGGTTGGCTTGGGAAGCTTCTAGAAGGAACACCAATTGAGTTTGGTGAAGGCCATTGCAATGGATGTGCATGCATGAGGTTTGCTATTTGCTCTAATTGTAATGGAAGTTGCAAGGTCTTCACCAAGAATAATGGGGACAATAACAATGGTGAATTGTTCAGTAGATGTGCTGAATGCAATGAGAATGGACTTGTCAAATGCCCAATTTGCTGCTAG
- the LOC112757479 gene encoding RING-H2 finger protein ATL70, with product MSNNNTTSDSSSGFLGSNDISGFGYGIGISIGILLLITTITLTSYFCTRTQVPNSNNSRSRSNPTPGSRRSTQVFLEPQHTVVDVGLDEATILGYPKMLYSESKKLNKKSDDSTSTCCSICLGDYKGSDMLRVLPDCEHVFHLKCIDPWLRLHPTCPLCRTSPIPTPLSTPLAEVVPLATRRD from the coding sequence ATGAGCAACAACAACACAACTAGTGATTCTTCTTCAGGATTCCTTGGATCCAATGACATAAGTGGATTTGGCTATGGCATTGGAATCTCAATTGGGATTCTTCTACTCATCACAACAATCACACTCACCTCATACTTTTGCACAAGAACACAAGTTCCAAATAGTAAcaacagtaggagtaggagtaatcCTACTCCAGGTTCAAGGAGGAGCACCCAAGTATTCCTCGAACCGCAACACACGGTGGTCGATGTGGgactagatgaagcaacaattCTTGGGTACCCAAAGATGCTTTACTCAGAATCAAAGAAACTCAACAAGAAATCTGATGATTCAACATCAACATGTTGTTCAATTTGTCTTGGAGATTATAAGGGAAGTGATATGCTTAGAGTGTTACCAGATTGTGAACATGTTTTTCATCTAAAGTGCATAGATCCATGGTTGAGATTGCATCCAACTTGTCCTCTTTGCAGAACATCACCAATTCCAACACCACTTTCTACTCCTCTTGCTGAGGTTGTTCCATTAGCAACCAGAAGAGATTGA
- the LOC112757445 gene encoding uncharacterized protein codes for MVVKMMKWRPWPPLVSRKYEVKLFVRTLNGCDLLREASQKGSSTPLSLEVRWKGPKLKLGSLRRSSVARNFTREVELAALEEGDEVNGKNDVVSWEEEFQSVCTLSAYKDNVFHPWEIGFTLFNGLNQRSKGKVPVVGTASLNLAEFASAVDQKDFDLNIPLILSGGSVEPSLSLSISISLVELRAAQESSELVPKSVVPVASTPPQSEETTLAEKDELSTIKAGLRKVKILTEFVSVRKAKKSCHEEEGSEGNFSSRSEDGEYNYPLDSDSLDDFEEGESDEVKEASRKSFSYGKLAHANAGGSFYSSMKINANHEDWIYYSNHKSDAGGSQIEDSSVSATSEPYLSQSSRRSILPWRKRKLSFRSPKSKGEPLLKKAYGEEGGDDIDFDRRQLSSDESLSPGSRKTEDDSCANRSSVSEFGDDNFAVGSWEQKEVMSRDGHMKLQTQVFFASIDQRSERAAGESACTALVAVIADWFQSNRDLMPIKSQFDSLIREGSLEWRNLCENQTYRERFPDKHFDLETVIQAKIRSLSVVPEKSFIGFFHPEGMEEGRFDFLHGAMSFDNIWDEISHTAQVCANNGEPQLYIISWNDHFFILKVESDAYYIIDTLGERLYEGCNQAYILKFDSNTTIYKVQDDVQSSDEKTSSDLQTVAEVLDNNDKQIQQINGKEVDPAADTEEQLKSEPEEEAVCRGKEACKEYIKSFLAAIPIRELQADVKKGLISSTPLHHRLQIEFHYTQLLQSCDVVPVVGSVAEPSSMTMMNVPETLALAVTEIPV; via the exons ATGGTGGTGAAGATGATGAAGTGGAGGCCATGGCCTCCACTTGTTTCTCGCAAGTATGAGGTTAAACTCTTCGTACGGACTCTCAACGGCTGCGATCTCCTACGCGAAGCTTCACAGAAGGGGTCATCAACGCCGCTTTCACTCGAAGTTAGGTGGAAGGGTCCAAAACTGAAACTTGGCTCGCTACGCCGCAGCTCCGTCGCCAGAAACTTCACTAGGGAGGTGGAGTTGGCGGCTCTGGAGGAGGGAGATGAGGTTAACGgaaaaaacgacgtcgtttcgtgGGAGGAAGAGTTTCAGAGCGTGTGTACCCTCTCTGCTTACAAGGACAATGTGTTTCATCCCTGGGAGATCGGGTTCACTCTCTTCAAT GGGTTGAATCAAAGGTCAAAGGGAAAGGTTCCGGTGGTTGGAACAGCATCCTTGAATCTAGCTGAATTTGCATCTGCAGTTGATCAAAAGGATTTTGATTTGAACATTCCACTCATACTTTCTGGTGGTTCTGTTGAGCCTTCTCTTTCACTCAGT ATATCGATTAGCTTAGTGGAGCTAAGAGCTGCTCAAGAAAGCTCGGAGCTGGTTCCCAAATCGGTTGTGCCAGTCGCCTCAACCCCACCTCAGTCTGAGGAAACAACCTTGGCTGAAAAAGATGAGCTTTCCACTATCAAAGCTGGTCTTAGGAAAGTGAAGATTTTGACTGAGTTTGTGTCAGTCAGGAAAGCGAAGAAATCATGCCACGAGGAAGAGGGGAGTGAAGGCAATTTCTCTTCTCGGAGCGAGGACGGTGAGTACAATTACCCACTTGACTCTGATTCCCTTGATGATTTTGAGGAAGGAGAATCGGATGAGGTAAAGGAGGCTTCAAGGAAATCATTCAGTTATGGAAAGCTAGCTCATGCGAACGCTGGGGGATCGTTCTATTCTAGCATGAAGATAAATGCCAATCATGAAGATTGGATATACTACAGCAATCACAAATCTGATGCTGGGGGTTCACAGATAGAGGATTCATCTGTGTCAGCCACCTCGGAGCCTTACTTATCACAAAGTTCAAGGCGCAGCATACTGCCTTGGAGGAAGAGGAAGCTGAGTTTCAGGTCTCCTAAATCTAAGGGAGAACCATTGTTAAAGAAGGCCTATGGGGAAGAAGGTGGTGATGACATTGATTTCGATCGCCGGCAGCTTAGCTCTGATGAATCCCTTTCACCTGGG TCGCGGAAGACTGAGGATGATTCATGCGCAAATCGATCATCAGTGTCCGAATTCGGTGATGACAACTTTGCTGTAGGGAGTTGGGAGCAGAAGGAAGTAATGAGCCGCGATGGTCATATGAAGCTTCAAACACAGGTCTTCTTTGCTTCTATTGATCAACGCAGCGAACGTGCAGCAGGTGAGAGTGCGTGTACGGCTCTTGTTGCTGTCATTGCCGATTGGTTCCAAAGCAATCGTGATCTCATGCCCATAAAGTCCCAGTTTGATAGCTTAATTCGAGAAGGCTCATTAGAATGGAGGAATTTGTGTGAAAACCAGACATATAGAGAACGATTTCCCGACAAGCATTTCGATCTTGAAACAGTCATTCAAGCCAAAATACGTTCCCTGTCTGTGGTTCCTGAGAAGTCCTTTATCGGTTTTTTCCATCCAGAGGGAATGGAAGAGGGGAGATTCGACTTTCTTCATGGTGCCATGTCTTTTGATAACATTTGGGATGAGATCAGTCACACAGCACAGGTGTGCGCGAACAATGGTGAACCGCAACTTTACATTATTAGTTGGAATGACCATTTTTTCATCCTCAAAGTCGAATCCGATGCATACTACATCATTGACACATTGGGAGAGCGGCTTTATGAAGGATGCAATCAGGCATATATCTTGAAATTCGACAGCAACACAACAATATACAAGGTGCAAGATGATGTGCAGTCCTCAGATGAAAAAACATCCTCTGACCTTCAAACTGTAGCTGAAGTATTAGACAACAATGACAAGCAGATCCAGCAAATCAATGGTAAAGAGGTTGATCCTGCAGCGGATACGGAAGAACAATTGAAGTCTGAGCCTGAAGAAGAGGCTGTTTGCCGAGGGAAAGAAGCCTGCAAAGAGTACATCAAAAGCTTCTTGGCAGCCATTCCTATTAGAGAGTTGCAAGCAGATGTCAAGAAAGGTTTAATCTCATCAACCCCACTTCACCATAGACTCCAAATTGAGTTTCACTACACTCAATTGTTGCAGTCTTGTGATGTTGTACCAGTGGTTGGTTCAGTGGCTGAACCATCATCCATGACCATGATGAATGTGCCAGAAACTCTTGCCCTTGCAGTAACTGAGATTCCAGTATAA